One segment of Streptomyces sp. NBC_01463 DNA contains the following:
- a CDS encoding AIM24 family protein translates to MKSDLFSSEHMAQQATAPGMTLQNAKSIKYAVNGEMHARQGSMVAFRGDLQFERKGQGLGGMLKRAVTGEGLPLMAVRGQGEAWFAHEAANCFIVEMEQGDVLTINGRNVLCFDATLAYEIKTVKGAGMTGGGLFNSVFTGYGKLGLMCEGHPIVIPVTPQQPVCVDTDAVVGWSAHLNTSLHRSQSVGSMLRGGSGEAVQLRLDGEGFVIVRPSELKTEKASSN, encoded by the coding sequence ATGAAGAGCGATCTCTTTTCCAGCGAGCACATGGCACAGCAGGCGACGGCCCCCGGCATGACCCTGCAGAACGCCAAATCCATCAAGTACGCGGTCAACGGCGAGATGCACGCCAGGCAGGGATCGATGGTCGCCTTCCGCGGTGATCTCCAGTTCGAGCGCAAGGGGCAGGGCCTCGGCGGCATGCTCAAGCGCGCCGTGACCGGTGAGGGGCTGCCGCTGATGGCGGTGCGCGGTCAGGGCGAGGCCTGGTTCGCGCACGAGGCGGCCAACTGTTTCATCGTGGAGATGGAGCAGGGCGACGTCCTCACCATCAACGGCCGCAACGTCCTGTGTTTCGACGCCACGCTCGCCTACGAGATCAAGACCGTGAAGGGCGCGGGCATGACCGGCGGCGGCCTCTTCAACAGCGTTTTCACCGGCTACGGCAAGCTCGGCCTGATGTGCGAGGGACACCCCATAGTGATCCCCGTCACCCCGCAGCAGCCGGTCTGTGTCGACACGGACGCGGTCGTCGGCTGGAGCGCCCACCTGAACACGTCGCTGCACCGCTCGCAGAGCGTCGGCTCGATGCTGCGCGGCGGCTCGGGGGAGGCGGTGCAGCTGCGTCTGGACGGCGAGGGGTTCGTGATCGTCCGTCCCAGCGAGCTCAAGACCGAGAAGGCGTCGTCCAACTGA
- a CDS encoding DUF4142 domain-containing protein codes for MRRINGTALIIAALVATLGALAYPVWSYADRSGTGQANLDASTTATQWGPLSATDRDFLVKVRLAGLWELPAGQQAIERAPTEAIKATGDHLVVGHTDLDRRARAVAAKLGVELPNQPNEQQQGWLRELTAASGEEYERKFANLLRNAHGKVFALIAQVRHTTRNTLIRQLATDANQTVLDHITMLESTSFVDFDAIAREAAGAATASPTGPPTAPDGSVLPQPVPAAPTGDQSFTSRPSTAPMP; via the coding sequence GTGCGACGCATCAACGGAACGGCCCTCATCATCGCTGCGCTCGTCGCCACGCTCGGCGCACTCGCCTACCCGGTCTGGTCGTACGCCGACCGCTCCGGCACCGGTCAGGCGAACCTCGACGCGTCGACCACCGCCACCCAGTGGGGTCCGCTCTCCGCGACCGACCGGGACTTCCTGGTGAAGGTGCGGCTGGCCGGACTCTGGGAGCTGCCCGCCGGCCAGCAGGCCATCGAGCGGGCACCGACCGAGGCGATCAAGGCCACCGGGGACCATCTGGTCGTCGGGCACACCGATCTCGACCGCCGGGCCCGGGCCGTCGCCGCCAAGCTGGGTGTGGAGCTGCCGAACCAGCCGAACGAGCAGCAGCAGGGCTGGCTGCGGGAGCTGACCGCGGCGAGCGGCGAGGAGTACGAGCGGAAGTTCGCCAATCTGCTGCGCAACGCGCACGGCAAGGTCTTCGCACTGATCGCCCAGGTCCGGCACACCACCCGCAACACACTGATCCGGCAGCTGGCCACGGACGCCAACCAGACCGTGCTCGACCACATCACCATGCTGGAGAGCACGAGTTTCGTGGACTTCGACGCCATCGCCCGGGAGGCGGCCGGGGCGGCCACCGCCAGTCCGACGGGTCCGCCGACGGCGCCGGACGGCTCCGTGCTGCCGCAGCCGGTTCCGGCCGCGCCGACCGGGGACCAGTCCTTCACCTCGCGGCCCTCCACGGCGCCGATGCCCTGA
- a CDS encoding NAD(P)-dependent oxidoreductase translates to MVTRVLVTGAAGRIGRAVLALLAERSVEANALVLEDPGDLPARLVVAGDAADATAVRAALAGADGVIHLAAIPTPERTPAQELFAVNTLATFTVLEEAGLAGVRQAAVASSWGITGLPWTADPSPHPAYVPVDEAMPSQVADPYGLSKQVDELTAAAMARRHGMSVVCLRYPFVGGFDERLRAHAARLTAEPAAGARDLWTYLEVRDAARAALLALGVPGPGAHSVHVCAPETLVPFPTEELLRRYHPATPLLLPLPGRAAPVDTTAAERLFGFTAEHLLDE, encoded by the coding sequence GTGGTCACACGAGTCCTGGTCACGGGGGCGGCGGGACGGATCGGCCGGGCGGTCCTCGCGCTGCTCGCCGAACGGTCCGTCGAGGCGAACGCCCTCGTCCTGGAGGATCCGGGCGATCTGCCGGCCCGGCTGGTCGTCGCCGGGGACGCCGCCGACGCGACGGCGGTCCGGGCGGCGCTGGCCGGCGCCGACGGGGTGATCCATCTGGCGGCGATCCCCACGCCGGAGCGCACCCCCGCGCAGGAGCTCTTCGCGGTGAACACCCTGGCCACGTTCACGGTCCTGGAGGAGGCGGGGCTGGCCGGGGTGCGACAGGCCGCGGTCGCCAGTTCCTGGGGGATCACGGGTCTGCCGTGGACGGCGGATCCGTCTCCGCACCCCGCCTACGTGCCGGTCGACGAGGCGATGCCTTCGCAGGTGGCCGACCCGTACGGGCTGTCCAAACAGGTCGACGAGCTGACGGCCGCGGCGATGGCGCGGCGGCACGGGATGAGCGTGGTCTGTCTGCGCTATCCGTTCGTCGGCGGATTCGACGAACGGCTGCGGGCGCACGCGGCGCGGCTCACCGCGGAGCCGGCGGCGGGGGCCCGGGACCTGTGGACGTATCTGGAGGTGCGGGACGCGGCGCGGGCCGCCCTGCTGGCTCTCGGCGTGCCGGGCCCGGGCGCGCACTCCGTCCATGTGTGCGCGCCCGAGACCCTCGTCCCGTTCCCGACGGAGGAACTGCTGCGCCGCTACCACCCGGCGACGCCGCTGCTGCTTCCGCTGCCCGGACGCGCCGCGCCGGTGGACACCACGGCGGCCGAGCGGCTGTTCGGTTTCACGGCGGAGCATCTGCTCGACGAGTGA
- a CDS encoding FAD-dependent oxidoreductase produces MRNETARHDITVVGGGLAGVSAAIAAARLGRTVALINNRPVLGGNSSSEVRVWVCGATGHGRNHYAREGGIMGELFVENQFRNPEGNPYYWDAVVLDAVRAEPGITLYLNTDVREVDAGGPEDARRITAVTGWMMGSERRIRFESDVFLDCSGDGLIGHLAGARHRIGRESRAEYDEPWAPETADALTLGSTLLFYTKDAGHPVKFVAPDFARNIAETTIPQRRIIKSGDNGCAYWWIEFGGELDTVHDNERIRDELWAVIHGIWDHIKNSGEFDSANMTLEWVGSVPGKREYRRFLGDYVLHQGDILGQSEFADRVAFGGWSIDLHPPKGVYATEDGARQRYADGIYHIPYRSLYSVNTTNLLFAGRNISASHVAFGSTRVMATCATIGQAAGTAAALCAEGGLAPRELAAAALQRTLLHEDASVIGLGSTDPDDLALTAVATASSALAGPDAPTPGERWPLTADAGLVLPVDPELTALELLVDAGRDTDLVVELYDPELGQNYVPRRLVTSVTVPVAAGPKQWVRTGLRWSPETSRNAFVVVRANEDLALYSAAEPAPGVLALTRVPLRPQDESPQPLREWTDAGLQRRTFCLRTGATSAYAPAKAVDGYARPYAGPHMWVSEPLREDGEEWLELSWPRPVTLSRIDVLADDDVNEDLINLHHHRTPFDTLPTLLRDYRVEAREPDGSWNVVARTSDNRRRRQVHTLDGPVTTAALRIVVEATNGAASAHVVAVRAYA; encoded by the coding sequence ATGAGGAACGAAACCGCACGTCACGACATCACCGTCGTCGGTGGCGGCCTGGCCGGGGTGAGTGCGGCCATCGCCGCCGCCCGGCTCGGCCGCACCGTCGCCCTGATCAACAACAGGCCCGTCCTCGGCGGGAATTCGAGCAGCGAGGTCCGCGTCTGGGTGTGCGGCGCGACCGGGCACGGGAGGAACCACTACGCCCGCGAGGGCGGCATCATGGGCGAACTGTTCGTCGAGAACCAGTTCCGCAACCCCGAAGGCAACCCGTACTACTGGGACGCCGTGGTGCTGGACGCGGTCCGCGCCGAACCGGGCATCACGCTCTACCTCAACACCGATGTGCGCGAGGTGGACGCCGGGGGCCCCGAGGACGCCCGGCGCATCACCGCCGTCACCGGCTGGATGATGGGGTCCGAGCGGCGGATCCGCTTCGAGAGCGACGTGTTCCTGGACTGCTCGGGAGACGGGCTCATCGGGCACCTCGCCGGCGCCCGGCACCGCATCGGGCGGGAGTCCCGGGCCGAGTACGACGAGCCGTGGGCCCCGGAGACGGCCGACGCCCTCACGCTCGGCTCGACGCTGCTCTTCTACACCAAGGACGCCGGGCACCCCGTCAAGTTCGTCGCGCCGGACTTCGCCCGGAACATCGCCGAGACCACCATCCCGCAGCGCCGCATCATCAAGTCCGGTGACAACGGCTGCGCCTACTGGTGGATCGAGTTCGGCGGCGAGCTCGACACGGTGCACGACAACGAGCGCATCCGCGACGAGCTGTGGGCGGTCATCCACGGCATCTGGGACCACATCAAGAACTCCGGCGAGTTCGACTCCGCGAACATGACGCTGGAGTGGGTGGGTTCGGTGCCCGGCAAGCGCGAGTACCGGCGCTTCCTCGGCGACTACGTCCTCCACCAGGGCGACATCCTCGGCCAGAGCGAGTTCGCCGACCGGGTGGCGTTCGGCGGCTGGTCCATCGACCTGCACCCGCCGAAGGGGGTGTACGCCACCGAGGACGGGGCCAGGCAGCGGTACGCGGACGGCATTTACCACATTCCGTACCGCAGTCTCTACTCGGTGAACACGACGAATCTGCTGTTCGCCGGGCGCAACATCTCCGCCAGTCATGTCGCCTTCGGCTCGACCCGGGTCATGGCGACCTGCGCCACCATCGGCCAGGCCGCGGGCACGGCAGCCGCGCTGTGCGCCGAGGGCGGTCTCGCGCCGCGTGAGCTCGCCGCCGCCGCGTTGCAGCGGACGCTGCTGCACGAGGACGCCTCGGTGATCGGCCTGGGCTCCACGGACCCGGACGACCTGGCGCTGACCGCCGTGGCCACGGCCTCGTCGGCCCTGGCCGGGCCGGACGCGCCGACGCCCGGGGAACGCTGGCCGCTGACCGCCGACGCGGGTCTCGTACTGCCCGTCGACCCGGAGCTGACCGCGCTGGAGCTGCTCGTCGACGCCGGCCGGGACACGGACCTCGTGGTCGAGCTGTACGACCCGGAGCTGGGACAGAACTACGTCCCGCGCCGCCTCGTCACCTCCGTCACCGTCCCGGTCGCCGCCGGGCCGAAGCAGTGGGTGCGCACCGGGCTGCGCTGGTCGCCGGAGACCTCCCGCAACGCGTTCGTCGTCGTACGGGCCAACGAGGATCTCGCCCTGTACAGCGCCGCCGAACCGGCCCCGGGAGTCCTGGCCCTCACCCGGGTGCCGCTGCGACCGCAGGACGAGTCTCCGCAGCCCCTTCGGGAGTGGACCGACGCGGGACTCCAGCGCCGCACGTTCTGCCTGCGCACGGGAGCGACCTCGGCGTACGCCCCGGCCAAGGCCGTGGACGGGTACGCCCGCCCGTACGCGGGACCGCACATGTGGGTCTCGGAGCCGCTGCGGGAGGACGGGGAGGAGTGGCTGGAGCTGTCCTGGCCCCGGCCGGTCACGCTGTCGCGGATCGACGTGCTCGCCGACGACGACGTCAACGAGGACCTGATCAATCTGCACCACCACCGGACCCCGTTCGACACGCTCCCCACCCTCCTGCGCGACTACCGGGTCGAGGCGCGCGAGCCGGACGGCAGCTGGAACGTCGTCGCGCGTACGTCGGACAACCGGCGCCGGCGACAGGTGCACACCCTGGACGGGCCGGTCACCACGGCAGCGTTGAGAATCGTCGTCGAGGCAACCAACGGGGCCGCGTCGGCGCACGTCGTCGCGGTGCGCGCCTACGCATAG
- a CDS encoding DUF692 domain-containing protein, with protein sequence MKLGIGIGWRPEIADAVEALPGIDWVEAVAENLCDDHLPASLVRLRERGVTVVPHGVSLGLGGAERPDPDRLAALAARAALLDAPLVTEHIAFVRAGGARTGSAVLEAGHLLPVPRTRAALDVLCENVRIAQDSLPVPLALENIAALFSWPDEELTEGQFLAELVERTGVRLLIDVANLHTNHVNRGEDPVRALDELPVEAIAYVHVAGGVEKDGVWHDTHAHPVTAPVLDILAELRSRVSPPGVLLERDDDFPPAAELAGELDTIRATLDGDGDGDRVRRPASGAPETSADADPAPDPASEALRDRVAVAQTSLLSALVAGTPAPEGFDRRRLRVQSRALAAKRADVVAKVAPELPEILGRGYRDAFLAYAGARPMSAGYRRDALDFAEHLLLTGHPGDAAARRRLTHWWQDRAAPRPPRRVTRLARAARSVLVGR encoded by the coding sequence ATGAAGCTGGGAATCGGGATCGGCTGGCGGCCGGAGATCGCGGACGCGGTGGAGGCGCTGCCGGGGATCGACTGGGTGGAGGCGGTCGCGGAGAACCTCTGCGACGACCATCTGCCCGCGTCGCTGGTACGGCTGAGGGAGCGCGGGGTCACCGTGGTGCCGCACGGGGTCTCGCTCGGCCTCGGCGGGGCCGAGCGCCCCGACCCGGACCGGCTCGCCGCTCTCGCGGCCCGGGCGGCCCTGCTGGACGCGCCCCTGGTGACCGAGCACATCGCCTTCGTCCGGGCCGGCGGTGCGCGCACCGGTTCCGCGGTCCTGGAGGCCGGGCACCTGCTGCCGGTGCCGCGGACCCGGGCGGCGCTGGACGTGCTGTGCGAGAACGTCCGGATCGCGCAGGACTCGCTGCCGGTGCCGCTGGCGCTGGAGAACATCGCGGCGCTGTTCTCCTGGCCCGACGAGGAGCTGACCGAGGGGCAGTTCCTGGCGGAGCTCGTCGAGCGCACGGGGGTGCGGCTGCTCATCGACGTGGCGAACCTGCACACGAACCACGTCAACCGGGGCGAGGACCCGGTCAGGGCCCTGGACGAACTGCCGGTGGAGGCCATCGCGTACGTGCACGTGGCGGGCGGCGTCGAGAAGGACGGGGTCTGGCACGACACCCACGCCCACCCGGTCACGGCACCGGTCCTCGACATCCTTGCCGAGCTCCGCTCCCGGGTCTCCCCGCCGGGCGTCCTGCTGGAGCGCGACGACGACTTCCCGCCGGCGGCCGAGCTGGCCGGTGAGCTGGACACGATCCGGGCGACGCTCGACGGGGACGGGGACGGGGACCGCGTGCGACGGCCGGCCTCCGGCGCCCCGGAGACATCGGCGGACGCGGACCCGGCCCCGGACCCTGCGTCGGAGGCCCTGCGTGACCGGGTCGCGGTCGCGCAGACCTCGCTGCTGTCCGCCCTCGTCGCGGGCACGCCCGCCCCGGAGGGCTTCGACCGCCGCCGGCTCCGGGTCCAGAGCCGGGCGCTGGCCGCCAAGCGCGCCGATGTCGTCGCCAAGGTGGCCCCCGAGCTCCCGGAGATCCTGGGGCGCGGCTACCGGGACGCGTTCCTCGCGTACGCCGGAGCCCGTCCGATGTCCGCCGGGTACCGGCGCGACGCCCTGGACTTCGCCGAGCACCTGCTCCTCACCGGCCACCCCGGGGACGCCGCGGCCCGCCGCCGGCTGACCCACTGGTGGCAGGACCGGGCGGCCCCGAGGCCGCCCCGCCGCGTCACCCGGCTGGCCCGGGCGGCCCGTTCCGTACTCGTAGGAAGGTGA
- a CDS encoding polysaccharide deacetylase family protein — MTAMTVLGAVLGAALVGCGSSGDSPGHAPAAAHAPAHSPSAASPSATASPAAGKPPVLAPGPGGLTPVLERGPSRTDKVVALTFDADMTADEGPRAAAGEHFDNPELIALLRRLKVPATVFMTGRWAEEYPGQARSIGTDPLFEIASHSYSHYAFTSPCYGLPAVEEDAMRGEVERAFDAIRKAGARHVVPYFRFPGGCYDKAALRAIAPEKVTAVQWDVVSGDAFATDADAVAQQVLDGVKPGSLVVMHCTRSAAPVTGEAVRQVVPELRKRGYRFVRVSQLMAGRPGRT, encoded by the coding sequence CTGACGGCGATGACCGTTCTGGGGGCGGTGCTCGGAGCTGCCCTCGTCGGCTGCGGGAGTTCGGGGGACTCTCCCGGCCACGCCCCGGCCGCCGCGCACGCCCCGGCCCACTCCCCGTCGGCCGCCTCCCCTTCGGCCACCGCCTCACCGGCCGCCGGGAAGCCGCCGGTCCTGGCGCCCGGGCCCGGCGGCCTGACCCCCGTCCTGGAGCGCGGGCCGAGCCGCACGGACAAGGTCGTGGCCCTCACCTTCGACGCCGACATGACGGCGGACGAGGGACCGCGCGCGGCCGCGGGCGAGCACTTCGACAATCCGGAACTGATCGCCCTGCTGCGCCGGCTGAAGGTGCCGGCGACGGTGTTCATGACCGGCCGGTGGGCCGAGGAGTACCCCGGGCAGGCCCGTTCCATCGGCACGGACCCGCTCTTCGAGATCGCCAGCCACTCCTACAGCCACTACGCCTTCACCTCGCCCTGCTACGGGCTGCCGGCCGTGGAGGAGGACGCGATGCGCGGCGAGGTGGAGCGGGCGTTCGACGCGATCCGGAAAGCCGGCGCCCGCCATGTGGTGCCGTACTTCCGCTTCCCCGGCGGCTGCTACGACAAGGCCGCCCTGCGCGCGATCGCGCCGGAGAAGGTGACGGCCGTGCAGTGGGACGTCGTCAGCGGGGACGCGTTCGCGACGGACGCGGACGCGGTGGCGCAGCAGGTGCTGGACGGGGTGAAGCCCGGGTCGCTGGTCGTCATGCACTGCACCCGCAGCGCCGCACCGGTCACCGGTGAGGCGGTGCGCCAGGTGGTCCCGGAGCTGCGCAAGCGCGGATACCGCTTCGTGCGGGTGTCGCAGCTGATGGCCGGCCGGCCCGGGCGGACCTGA
- a CDS encoding ATP-binding cassette domain-containing protein: MGRRYGLAGPWVLRGVDLGLPARTLVRVEGANGTGKSTLLRLLAGTDAPTEGRITGSRPRTAYVPERFPAALPFTAAGYLVHLGRIHGLRRAEAAARADEWLTRFGAAGHARTPLAELSKGTSQKVAVAQALLAAPELLVLDEAWTGLDTAARDELDRAVAARVAAGSTVVFVDHDPRRLAGAAGSVLSVEATGVVAASLAPSGTATGPRVRIEVSGPPGAPLPDALPGAPVCGAAEDGTLRLTVAAAHSDALLSALLTARPPWHITRLTALSRTPDETP, encoded by the coding sequence GTGGGACGGCGGTACGGCCTCGCCGGGCCCTGGGTGCTGCGCGGGGTGGACCTCGGTCTGCCCGCGCGCACCCTCGTCCGCGTCGAAGGCGCCAACGGCACCGGCAAGTCCACCCTGTTGCGCCTCCTCGCCGGGACCGACGCCCCCACCGAGGGCCGGATCACCGGCAGCCGGCCGCGCACGGCGTACGTCCCCGAGCGGTTCCCGGCGGCCCTGCCCTTCACGGCCGCCGGCTATCTCGTCCACCTCGGCCGGATCCACGGGCTGCGCCGGGCCGAGGCGGCCGCGCGGGCGGACGAGTGGCTGACCCGCTTCGGGGCCGCCGGGCACGCCCGTACTCCGCTGGCGGAACTCTCCAAGGGCACCAGCCAGAAGGTCGCCGTCGCCCAGGCGCTCCTGGCCGCACCGGAGTTGCTGGTACTGGACGAGGCCTGGACCGGCCTGGACACCGCGGCCCGGGACGAACTGGACCGGGCCGTCGCCGCCCGGGTCGCCGCCGGATCCACCGTCGTCTTCGTCGACCACGACCCGCGCCGGCTCGCGGGCGCCGCCGGCTCCGTCCTGAGCGTCGAGGCGACCGGAGTCGTCGCGGCGTCCCTCGCCCCGTCCGGGACCGCGACCGGGCCCAGGGTGCGGATCGAGGTGTCCGGCCCGCCCGGCGCCCCGCTCCCCGACGCCCTGCCCGGCGCCCCCGTGTGCGGCGCCGCCGAGGACGGAACTCTGCGGCTCACCGTCGCGGCCGCCCACTCCGACGCTTTGCTGAGCGCCCTGCTCACGGCCCGCCCGCCCTGGCACATCACCCGGCTGACGGCGCTGTCCCGCACCCCCGACGAGACGCCATGA
- a CDS encoding TIGR04222 domain-containing membrane protein: MNTLALVLNLAVVVSSTLLIVGTARTARSGPGGPAHDLSEVAFLNGGPGRVVDTALAAMQEDGRLVVGGPGIVAVQRPVAHDPVERAVLQELAAAPSGALPVLRTAVMRHPAVQELGDGLAGRGLLNPPGENLKWHVWGRVQGLVCLLGFPVAFVLTLARFSGEGVPFFLLVFPALVAGTLIGLIRASGARSRITKAGRRAAAEYRFAHAYRTDAAHLVATAGLRALPDPALRTHLIAAARTRPTGAYPPSHHTSDSSGMLLVPTVWCAGSSPGGGCGGSAGTGGGGGCGGSGSSCGSGSGSSCSSGSSCSSGSSCSSGSSCGGSSGSSCGSSS, translated from the coding sequence ATGAACACACTGGCCCTGGTCCTGAATCTCGCCGTGGTGGTCTCCTCGACCCTCCTGATCGTGGGGACGGCCCGGACCGCCCGCAGCGGCCCCGGCGGCCCCGCCCACGACCTGTCCGAGGTGGCTTTCCTGAACGGCGGGCCCGGCCGGGTGGTGGACACCGCGCTCGCCGCGATGCAGGAGGACGGCAGGCTGGTGGTCGGCGGGCCCGGGATCGTCGCGGTCCAGCGCCCCGTCGCCCACGACCCGGTGGAGCGGGCCGTGCTCCAGGAGCTGGCCGCGGCCCCCAGCGGCGCGCTGCCCGTCCTGCGGACCGCGGTGATGCGTCATCCCGCCGTGCAGGAACTCGGTGACGGCCTGGCCGGGCGCGGACTGCTGAATCCGCCAGGGGAGAACCTGAAGTGGCACGTGTGGGGCCGGGTGCAGGGACTCGTCTGCCTGCTGGGCTTCCCGGTCGCCTTCGTGCTGACCCTCGCCCGGTTCTCCGGGGAGGGCGTCCCGTTCTTCCTCCTGGTGTTCCCCGCCCTGGTCGCCGGCACCCTCATCGGGCTGATCCGCGCGTCCGGCGCCCGCTCCCGGATCACCAAGGCCGGCCGCAGGGCCGCCGCGGAGTACCGCTTCGCCCACGCGTACCGGACGGACGCGGCCCATCTGGTGGCGACGGCCGGGCTCCGGGCACTCCCCGACCCCGCGTTGCGCACGCATCTGATCGCGGCGGCCCGGACGCGGCCCACGGGGGCGTACCCGCCCTCGCACCACACCTCGGACTCCTCGGGGATGCTGCTCGTGCCGACGGTGTGGTGTGCCGGATCGAGCCCGGGCGGCGGCTGCGGCGGCTCCGCCGGAACCGGCGGCGGGGGCGGCTGCGGCGGCTCGGGGTCGAGCTGCGGTTCCGGCTCGGGGTCCAGTTGCAGCTCGGGATCCAGTTGCAGCTCCGGGTCCAGTTGCAGCTCCGGATCGAGCTGCGGCGGCAGTTCCGGGTCCAGTTGCGGCAGCAGTTCCTGA
- a CDS encoding carbohydrate ABC transporter permease gives MTSLTTFVSVNDRQRPGARAAVRSIQVLTLLLLLLIGIGPLYWMVKGAVSPPTELTTHPLALWPDRPLPGNFTTAYKDLGVGHYLMNTLLVVGGSWLVQLFVSATAGFALSVLRPRFGKVVYGAILATMFVPYTVNMVSLFMTVIDVPFLHLNLGDTYWAIWLPAGTNAFTVLLAKQFFDALPRELFDAARVDGVSTRQLLTKIVLPMSRPVLAVISLLAVMHSWKDFIWPLVAITDPEKQPISVALAQLATQAPQDQLIAAMVLAVAPPVIVFAVCQKYIVAGLGFTGVKG, from the coding sequence ATGACCTCCCTCACCACCTTCGTCTCCGTCAACGACCGGCAGCGGCCCGGCGCCCGGGCGGCCGTGCGCTCCATCCAGGTCCTCACGCTCCTCCTGCTGCTGCTCATCGGCATCGGACCGCTCTACTGGATGGTCAAGGGCGCGGTGTCGCCGCCGACCGAGCTGACGACGCACCCCCTCGCCCTGTGGCCTGACCGGCCGCTGCCGGGCAACTTCACCACCGCGTACAAGGACCTCGGGGTCGGTCACTACCTGATGAACACCCTCCTGGTGGTGGGCGGTTCATGGCTGGTCCAGCTGTTCGTCTCGGCCACCGCCGGCTTCGCGCTGTCGGTGCTGCGGCCCCGGTTCGGGAAGGTGGTCTACGGGGCGATCCTCGCGACGATGTTCGTGCCGTACACCGTGAACATGGTCAGCCTCTTCATGACCGTGATCGACGTGCCGTTCCTCCACCTCAACCTCGGTGACACCTACTGGGCGATCTGGCTGCCCGCGGGGACGAACGCCTTCACGGTGCTGCTCGCCAAGCAGTTCTTCGACGCGCTGCCCCGGGAGCTCTTCGACGCGGCCCGGGTGGACGGCGTCAGCACCCGCCAGCTGCTGACGAAGATCGTGCTGCCGATGAGCCGGCCGGTGCTCGCCGTGATCAGCCTGCTGGCGGTCATGCACAGCTGGAAGGACTTCATCTGGCCGCTGGTCGCGATCACGGACCCCGAGAAGCAGCCGATCAGCGTCGCGCTCGCGCAGCTCGCCACCCAGGCGCCGCAGGACCAGCTCATCGCCGCGATGGTGCTCGCCGTCGCGCCGCCCGTCATCGTCTTCGCCGTCTGCCAGAAGTACATCGTCGCCGGACTGGGCTTCACCGGCGTCAAGGGCTGA
- a CDS encoding peptidyl-tRNA hydrolase, which produces MSSNDIPESPSVPAALPADSPFRSERTKRDEAPQYVLPLVVHIEKTAPPTRTDALRTAARAVLVMLSDERSVGEGEWAQVMRDWQDARIRKVVRRARGAEWRKACALPGITVTGEEAEVRVYPPVPLDGWPKELAKLQVSGTDLDDPEPPAAPDLTGPVLWLNPELGMSAGKEMAQAGHGAQLAWWELSETERKAWREAGFPLSVATPDAARWRELTVGGLPVVRDAGFTEIAPGSCTVVADHPALRR; this is translated from the coding sequence GTGAGCAGCAACGACATCCCCGAGTCCCCGTCCGTTCCCGCCGCCCTTCCGGCGGACAGCCCCTTCCGTTCCGAGCGGACGAAACGGGACGAAGCACCTCAGTACGTCCTCCCGTTGGTGGTGCACATCGAGAAGACGGCGCCCCCGACCCGTACCGACGCGCTGCGCACGGCAGCCCGGGCGGTGCTGGTGATGCTGTCCGACGAGCGGTCGGTGGGCGAGGGCGAGTGGGCGCAGGTGATGCGGGACTGGCAGGACGCCCGGATCCGCAAGGTGGTGCGGCGGGCTCGCGGCGCGGAGTGGCGCAAGGCCTGCGCGCTGCCCGGGATCACGGTCACGGGCGAGGAGGCCGAGGTGCGGGTCTACCCGCCGGTGCCGCTCGACGGCTGGCCCAAGGAGCTGGCGAAGCTCCAGGTCTCCGGGACGGACCTGGACGACCCCGAGCCCCCGGCCGCCCCCGACCTCACCGGCCCGGTCCTCTGGCTGAACCCGGAGCTCGGCATGTCCGCCGGCAAGGAGATGGCCCAGGCCGGGCACGGCGCCCAGCTCGCCTGGTGGGAGCTGTCGGAGACGGAGCGCAAGGCGTGGCGCGAGGCGGGCTTCCCGCTCTCGGTCGCCACCCCGGACGCGGCCCGCTGGCGGGAACTCACGGTGGGCGGGCTGCCCGTGGTGCGGGACGCCGGGTTCACCGAGATCGCGCCGGGCTCGTGCACGGTGGTCGCCGACCACCCGGCGCTGCGCCGCTGA